The nucleotide sequence TAATTTTATTGACTGGCACCgaatggaaatgagaaaagagaaagaaaaacatgcagCACATTTAAAACAACTGTGTAATCAGATCAATGAATTGAAGGAGCTGCAAAAAACCTTTGAAATCTCCATTGGGAGAAAAGATGAGgtcttcttttttatatttctttttaactgaGATTCAGTAAATGTCTTGCTAGATAATAAATTCTAAGAAATGATTATTTACCTCATACAAGATACAGGTTCTATCAGAAACTGACAGAAAAATTCATAGCCATTGGATTTATTCTTCCTATTAAACATATCAGCATAATGTCATTTTACCCTCACCATTGACTTCTGTGTTCTTGATGTTTTAAGAGTGTTTGCTTTGTAAACTATATTAAAACATCACCTTGTAACccataaatgtataaaactattatgatttgtcaattaaaaaaaaatttttttttaaaagagtatgtCCTAAATGTAAGTAcactagtttttttctttctaatccttTCTTCCTAACCTTAAGCGAACATGAAGGAACGAGCATTATCTACATTTTAAACTATCCTTTTAGGGGTCATTTTAAGGAtctcacattctttttttaatctctctctttttgaaacagggtcttgctatgttgcccagagtggagagcagtggctattcataggcataatcatagctcactacaatctcaaactccggggctcaagtgaacctcctgcctcagcccctgccaGGGACTGcaagtgcataccaccatgcttggGTTTAAGCATCTCAAATTCTATCTGTGATGGATGTGTTTTCATTAATGAaggctttcttcattttattgataaacacagaaaacatcttttatttcactttccTTTAGCTTCTTAAGAATTCGAGGGTAAGATTCAAGTCTGTGCTAATTTTTTGCCTCCTGACACAGTACCTGGAGCAAAGCAGATGGGCAACAAATCTGTGCCCGGCTATAAATGGATGTCCGGAGGGGCATCCACTTATGGATAGGAGAGTGGTGGTGTTCAGAAGAGGAGGACTTGGGCAGACACCTCAGCTGCTTGTCTGCAGAAGTAGCACTTAAGTGTTTTCATGAATtaaagattataatttttttaaacatacctTGATTTCGTataaaattgaacattttatagaatttttttgaaacaatGGATTTTAATGTCAGTCATTTTCTTTGTTATACTCAAAATTCTGTCCTATggtttttaagtttaatttttttattttgaagtatcaCAAAGAATATAGATATCATATGTTCAGTTTATGAGAATGAGTAAAGTGGATAGACAGGTACTACGATTCAGCTTAACACATAGAATATTTCCAGTAGCTTAGAATGTGTGCCCTTTTCCTCTCTGGAAATTATTTAAAGAGCAGGTATAAATATCTCTTGGTAAATGTGCCCAATTTACAAAATCTCTTTCTAATGTgactatttttagaaatttatttcagtTATTCAGTTCTTTTATAAGAGAGAATATTATCTTAGGATTTTAAagccttctgaatttttttttaagaacaagaGTAATAATATCACTGAAGAAGTGCATCAACATATAACATTAATAACATTagttatatataatgttattaatatatgtataacattaattatatatatttacttatatatataacattttatgtatgacatataacatgttatatatgttattaaTAGTTATATGTATAACATGTTAATAggtatatataacattatatataatatatagttatatatataactataacaTATTAATagttacatatataacatataactaATAAGCAAATAATATAACTATTATTTGCTTTTATAGGTTTGTTTAATCCAGAAAATCATTGGACAGTCCTTGAGGAACTTCTATATCCAAGATAGTAGTAGGGAccagaaagatatttaaatatctaaatattctGGCCCCTGCCCTCAAATCTAGTGAATAAAGACATGGTGTATATAGAAGAACTTTCAAATGTATAATTGTTTTACCTGAATTGAATGTCAGTAGCtaatttgcatatacataaactTTTTATTGGTGATTACCATATACACATAATGAAGacttccttcttcttttgttCCCTTTCATTAGTTGATATCTAGTATATTCATGTGAGAAAGTTTTATcatctttttaaagataataatgagGTTAACTGAATGAATATAGTAGTGATCCATACCTATCCTCTCTAGCATTTTTTGATATATGAGAAAATCACTTTACCAATTGCCGTTATTTTAATATCACAATAATTGGGTTAATTGCTGTTTACAGGTGATTTCTAGCTTGTCTCATGCCATAGGCAAGCAAAAGGAAAAGATAGAGTTGATGAGAACATTCTTCCACTGGCGAATCGGCCATGTCAGAGCCAGACAGGATGTAAGTGTCAAAGCAGAAGACAGCTGATGGATGTTAGACTTCTGAATTCAGAAGTGCTCAGGATCACTTATTATAGTTGTTTTCTAATAAGTCAAAATGAATTTGTGATTTAATGTTCCTCTTATTTCAAAGGAATTTGATTTTGATGTAGTTTGGAAAAAATACAGTTTAGATCTTAttgacatataatatatatatattacaatagATACATCATTTCCTGCTTCATAGTAGGTTAATAAGGATTGTTCCTAAATTGTAAAGGCCCTAGTAATAGAACCCCCTCAGATGTGGTTATTGGAGAAAGAAGTTATGTTTAACATATCAAATGCTTCCTatattgtttctacttttaaaatgccTGAATACAACTTATTCATAAAGAGGCTTTactatatttatacattaaatcACAGTATAAATGTTTGTTATATAGACTTGCCTTAGAGTGAGAGTCAGAGAAAGCCATACCTGTAcagctttttaaaagttatcCTTAGCTTGTAGTATATCATTTAAACTtgaacatcttttattttaagtaagAGCTGAGTTGGTATATCAGTAAATAGTGAACTGAAAGAGAATACTAAATTGTTGTATCAAAAGTGGAAAAGTATGAGTATATCCCACAACAAGACATAGTTTAGAGACACATGAATATAGgagatgaatatatatatatatgctttccATGTATATTCATGTGAGCTATGGAATAATCTCTGTGTATTTAGTTTCCAAGAGATTAGTATTTAAGGAAAAAGctagtacaggttgagtatcccttatccaaaatgtttGGCACCAGGAGAATTTTGGATTTTAGATTATGTTTCATATCACACCTTAtgcacaaaattcatttatgtttcatatttcaCCTTATACATATAGCCTAAGGTAAttgtatacaatatttttaataattttatgcatgaaacaaagtttgtgttaaGTACTTCTGTGTGGAATTTTTCACTTGTGGTGTCATGCtgacactcaaaaagtttcagatttttggattagagatgctcaacctACTTTATCCTGGAATAAGATTTCTCCTTTAAGAATACTTtctggatttttcatttttttaatttaatcccAATAGATTAAATCCACATTAAGTAAGCTggttaaaatgaatatttatactCTACTTTGAAACTTGTCAAGTGAAATAATgagaatacatatttatttttaaatgttagccaGAATAGTTGAGGCTACTGTCACTTTTGGATAGTTTTTCAAACAAGAAATTGAGAATTGGAGCTACTTCTTCAAAAGAATTTAAAttcattgataaaagaaaaatagcataagTTTTTATTTGGATTGGCACCATATATGATGGCAGGGTTTATAAATTAAATCTTGCTTGTGGTGGCCATCAAACTGAAGAGAAAGCAGTGTCATCTGAAGCCACAGCCACCACCATTTCCTGGCTTCTAGCCACTCTATTATTCTCCTGGTCCTGCTAAATTCATAACTAAGATGGCAAGTGGTGATttgctcattttctttcatttggttgtattctttttctctaactTGATTAGTTGCATAAAGCAATGATGTAATGGATAAGAGCTCAGTCTCTGGAGTCAGGCAAGTCTGGCTTTACTCATCTATGTGAACTACGTAGcttgcttaacctctctaagcctgttCTCCTATATGCAAGATGAGAATAATATGATTACATAGAATTAAataatgtgtgtatgtacactTACCACCATGTTATGTTTATTATTACTACCAATATATTTATCAATCAACTGTGTTTTTGaagttatattttacttttatttaggtTTATGAAGGCAAACTAGCTGACCAGTACTACCAGAGAACTTTACTGAAGAAAGTCTGGAAAGGCTGGCGTTCCGTAGTGCAAAAGCAGTGGAAAGATGTGGTAGAAAGAGCTTGTCAAGCAAGAGCTGAAGAAGTTTGTATCCAGATTTCCAATGATTATGAAGCCAAAGTTGCTATGGTAAGCATCTTTTTCTGGTTTTCACTTTCTTCTAATACAATAAAAAGATGGATAGACTCACTATTAATTAATAGACTTCTTCTTTTGGTCTTTAATCAAGAATgcagacaaaaaaatgaaaatgtttattcttGTGTTAATTTAATGTTTATTGTATATTCTTACATGGTTGGTATAAGGAGTTGTATAGAAATTGAAATTAttagttgggcgcggtggctcactcctgtagacccagcactttgggaggccgaggcgggcagatcacctgagtcaggagtttgagaccagcctggtcaacatggtgaaaccccgtctctactaaaaaaattagctgggtgtggtggcacatgcctataatacccgctactcgggaggctgaggcaggataatcttttgaacctgggaggcagaagttgcagtgagctatatcacactgttgcactccaacctaggcaacaagagcagaaatccatctcaaaaaagaaaaaaagaaattgaaattattttttcccattgacttttaataataaaattaacattgtTTTCATGGGAAAACATTTGgaattgaaatgaaataaaatccatTCTAAAGAATGCAATAGGCCTCttgaagttaaatattaaaatgaaaaaataactcATTACAGCATTAAATtgttaagattaaaaataaatccataatacaaataattttctgcAGTTCACTACGACATGCAAAAAATGCAGTCCCCTGAGGTTTGGCCTATGGGAAAGTGTGTTGTACCTAGGGTCACTCTGCACTTCAAATACTGAAGGTAAcatttacattataaaaattcTGTTAATATTGCAGGcatgtagtttattttattttatttttttctgaaagggcTGTCTGTGGCTCTTAATGTATTTTGTTTAACATCCTACATAAAAGTTTTACAGTAAAAAATGGTGTATCtttttgtgaaatgaaaatacatcGGCAATATTCAATGGGACTGGATAAAATTCCCCTTGTTTGAAACTTGATTTTAAGGTTAGGAATGAAAGCATTTTGTTGATGGAGATAATAGAGGTAAGAggtaccttttaaaataaattgcacaTAGCAGAAGAGGTAAGTGacaaactttttaatatttcacatGAGAATAATCTCAAagtatatatctattttttttgacAGTATTCTTCTTTGTATCTcaaattgttttgctttttaaacattcTTATTTTAGTTATCTGGAGCTTTGGAAAATGCAAAAGCTGAGATTCAAAGAATGCAACATGAAAAAGAGCACTTTGAAGATTCCATGAAAAAAGCTTTCATGAGGGGTGTATGTGCATTAAATCTTGAAGCCATGActatatttcaaaacagaaatGATGCAGGTTAGTATTTCATTAAAGATTCTCTGCCTACTTTCAAAAAAGGATTTGAGGAGATTTTGGTGATTGGTATGGTCTACAGTACAAATAATCTGCAGTAGGTATGTTTCATCCAGGTGCTGCTATTCTTAATTCTATGATGTCATATCCAGACTTAAATCTGCCATGAAAATGAGCTCAGTCATGGTTACTTATGGTATCTTAGATCTGATCAAGTACACTGTCACTCCTAAGTATTTAAGCtaaatgttgaaaataatattttaatgtatagcattattttaaatctcttttaactAAGAATTTTAATGCCTTTTTAAGTACAAAacttgtaattttgtcttttcttaagTAGCCAAATATTTTGGACTATTTTGGTAAGTATTTGTTATCTAGTCATGGTTTCTCATTTTAGAAATTCCTAATCTTCCAGTTTATGAAAGGCCTCAACTAAGCTCATTGCAGCAAACATAAATATAGACCTATCTatagaagtaattttatttttttaaaaaatccacatattGTCTGACATAAGAGTGGTTTGTGTAGTAGTTTTGTCAGCATGGCGTAGAAAAGCCCATAACTAGAATCCTTTGCCACCAATTTACCCAGGGGCCTGTTTACCTCATTCAGCCTTAGATTTCTTCTCTGAGCAAAGGAGATAATATAAACCTTCCTTACCTGCTTCCTAGGGGCTTcttgtgggatgcagcaaaacatatctgaaaacactttaaaagacaaaatgcaCTTTAACGTGTAAGATGATAGTCACgatgtaattattaatagttttAATTCAAATCAACGTCTCAAGATTTTGTAAATGATTAACATGATTTCAATCCAATGAATAACTTCTCTGTGCTTGTGATGcccttattttaaaacatcaacaaacatttattatttaaagcaTGCATATTGTGGATAGGAGTAAGTTTAGGCAAATTGCTTTCTATCTGAAGTGGTTGTGGTTTGTGGGCCATATTTAATTTAGAAACTGAGAATCATGGAATCTCAAGGCTGAATAGTTTATTTTGGTAATACCTAGGTGAGTACTTGATTTTTCCAATAAATGGTCTTTTATTTGAGTATCAGGGTTGAAAACAAACTCACCACCTTCAATGATAGAATAGTCTGTTTCAGTTCTAAGTATCAGCAAGTTGTGTGTCGCAAATTGAGAAATTTAATTGTTTACTTGGGAGAAATATGAGTTTCACAAGTAAAGTGACAAATTCCTATTAGAACTTCTTACATTAAATTACAAGAAACCTGTTTCTTATAACCTACTTAAAAAGATTTTGAATTGACTTAGGAGTATTTCCCACCTTAATACATTTACcatcttaaaatgtaaattgaaatGCAGCTGTGTCTCCTAAAGGCCAATATCCATAAGAGGATTTGAAGAAAATGTCTTCTGCTAATTACACAACATGATTTCTTTTGCTCCTGTTACTTTTAAAACAATCGATGAGAAAGATGACAAGAATGGTAAAGCATGCATTAGCAATAATGTTGGTAGAGCTACCAAAGGCAGAAAAGTTCAGTATAATTCAGTGGATCTGCTTTGTGATATTTAGGTTTTATGACATTTTAATgacacctatttttttttagttctcataagaaaaaaaattacttttggcCCCCTTCTATTAAAACAACTGTTttttataggccaggcgcggtcgctcacgcctgtaatcccagcactttgggaggccgaggtgggtggatcatgaggtcaggagatcgagacgatcctggctaacatggtgaaatcccgtctctactaaaaatacaaaaaattagccgggcgtggtggcaggcgcctgtagtcccagctactcgggaggctgaggcagaagaatggcgtgaacccaggaggcagaggttgcagtgagctgagatcatgccactgcacttcagcctgggcgacagagcgagactctgtctcacaaaaaaaaaaaaattgttttttataatgCAGTTTTTAATAATGTAAAGTTCCTAATGCATCTGTCTTGTtagagcaaaataaatatttggttttttatttgtacCGATTCTTTGCTGTCTGTAATTTGCAGTACCTCTCATGTTGTGCAGTATCTTAAATCTTACAAATTAGAGGTTTTTATGAAGAAGTTAGAACATGACAAAAAGTCCTTAAAATTATATCTGCCAATTTTACTGTGCCAATTaggcacagtaaaaaaaaatacttgacaaGTGAAAAATTTATTCCAGCTAAAATGAGATTAATTATTAAACTTAAGAGTTATCTGATATCAGCCTATATTAGCAAGAGTTGGTCACCTGCCTCTCTTCCCTGACCTTCATACTGTTTCTACATCTCCTAATGTCTGCCACCATCTAAAGATAGACACTCAGAATCTCTACCAAAACAAGTTAAAACTcagtgtgtgttttgttttcaaattaaaagtattttatattgaATTAGTCCCTTTCATCAGAGGAGTTCAAAGGATCTAGGTAGGCACTGTAATCATTGTTAAACTTCTTAAATAAGCTAACTAACTAATACTCTGCAAATTTTCTATACAGATAGTCTAAGGAAAGGACTTATGCAGAGGCCCAAATTTCTGGAGGGAAAGAGAACTGCACAGAAAACCATTTAAACATACGACTTACATAATGCCCTCTGTTCAGATGTTCTGAAACAGCTCATTGACTGAATTTCTAAACCCTCACCACACTGTTTGATACCACACAGATACAGTCTTAAGCAGAAACTAACCAAATTATAATACTGGAGCGAAAACATCTAAAATTGGAAGAAACCCTTTGTACTAGCCCTGGAATTTGACATTATTGGCTCCTTAGATCAAGATTAAGGTTCAGTTTTGAGGGAAGGTTAGTGATTGGGGTGTCACTACAAATCAGTTAGGTGCACAAATATGCTCTtatgatttatataatttatctgCAAGAACCCATTTCTTTTACAGTGTAAAAAGTGAAGattttagttttattgatttatttttgttttctgacgactcaagaacaaaaataaattgttagGATAGGCGCAATACATGAAAATGAGGGAGTATAGTGATATCAGAAAGTGGTTCTAAAGATTGATTGCAGGTCATTTTGGCCATCTATCAGGATATTTGTATGAACTAATACAAAGGAACCTAGATCTCCAGGCTCACTGTGATCATATTTTTTGTGACAGTTGTGATGGCAATATACTCTACTTAGCTAAGGTCCCAGCTGagtacataatttattttcatcttttatttaagAGCAAATGATCCATTAGCTTTCACATGTGGAAGGAAGTAGTCTGAAGTTTTTAGTGGTTAATGCTGACATTAACCAGTTAATACTGACAAACTGTATTAACTGAACATTGTATCTAATATACTGTAAACATCTAAATTTTTGTTAGGAACAAACTTTAGCCagtatgtgttttcattgtttggAAGATAATAGTAGTCCTAACCTGGAAGAATTTGAATGGAATTAATTTGTGATTTATAGGGATAGActccacaaataataaaaaggaagagtATGGTCCTGGTGTTCAAGGAAAAGAACATTCTGCTCATTTGGATCCTTCAGCTCCTCCGATGCCCTTACCAGTTACATCACCACTGCTGCCATCCCCACCAGCCGCCGTCGGAGGAGCCAGCGCGACTGCCATTCCCTCAGCTGCTTCGATGACTTCTACCAGGGCTGCTTCCGCATCTTCTGTTCACGTTCCTGTTTCTGCTCTTGGTGCAGGATCTGCAGCTACTGCTGCATCAGAAGAAATGGTTAGTACAGTTTATACAGGTCCCACCTTATGAAAAGGgcggccaggcccagtggctcacacctgtaatcccagcactttgggaggctgaggcaggtggatcacgaggtcaggagatcgagaccatcctggctaacacggtgaaaccccgtctctgctaaaaatacgaaaaattagccgggtgtggtggcagccgcctgtagtcccagctactcaggaggccaaggcaggagaatggcgtgaaccctgtagacagagcttgcagtaagccgagatcgcgccactgcactccagcctgggcaacagagcgagactccatctcaaaaaaaaaaaaaaaagcttgtttgtaaatttaatattttgaacttataaaatattttcctatggagaaaaaaaaaaatctgtggtatTTAGGCAAAGtcactgaaaatatttaatacacaAAGTGACTAGAGCATTAAATTGTAATGAAAATACCTGAAAGTGCTGTCATAGTAGTGATAATTAAGACAAagaacttttttatatttttcaaaaattatgtaggagccaggcgcggtggctcacgcctgtaatcccagcactctgggaggccgaggcgggcggatcacctgaggtcagaagttcaagaccagcctggccatggtgaaaccccatctctactaaaaatacaaaaaattagccgagcgtggtggtgtgtgcctgtaatcccatctactcgggaggctgaggca is from Pan troglodytes isolate AG18354 chromosome 4, NHGRI_mPanTro3-v2.0_pri, whole genome shotgun sequence and encodes:
- the POC5 gene encoding centrosomal protein POC5 isoform X2, with amino-acid sequence MKWEEYEELLRYAIVTPNIEPSASQSSHPKGELVPDVRISTIHDILHSQGNNSEVRETAIEVGKGCDFHISSHSKTDESSPVLSPRKPSHPVMDFFSSHLLADSSSPATNSSHTDAHEILVSDFLVSDENLQKMENVLDLWSSGLKTNIISELSKWRLNFIDWHRMEMRKEKEKHAAHLKQLCNQINELKELQKTFEISIGRKDEVISSLSHAIGKQKEKIELMRTFFHWRIGHVRARQDVYEGKLADQYYQRTLLKKVWKGWRSVVQKQWKDVVERACQARAEEVCIQISNDYEAKVAMLSGALENAKAEIQRMQHEKEHFEDSMKKAFMRGVCALNLEAMTIFQNRNDAGIDSTNNKKEEYGPGVQGKEHSAHLDPSAPPMPLPVTSPLLPSPPAAVGGASATAIPSAASMTSTRAASASSVHVPVSALGAGSAATAASEEMYVPRVVTSAQQKAGRTITARITGRCDFASKNRISSSLAIMGVSPPMSSVVVEKHHPVTVQTIPQATAAKYPRTIHPESSTSASRSLGTRSAHTQSLTSVHSIKVVD
- the POC5 gene encoding centrosomal protein POC5 isoform X7 gives rise to the protein MKWEEYEELLRYAIVTPNIEPSASQSSHPKGELVPDVRISTIHDILHSQGNNSEVRETAIEVGKGCDFHISSHSKTDESSPVLSPRKPSHPVMDFFSSHLLADSSSPATNSSHTDAHEILVSDFLVSDENLQKMENVLDLWSSGLKTNIISELSKWRLNFIDWHRMEMRKEKEKHAAHLKQLCNQINELKELQKTFEISIGRKDEVISSLSHAIGKQKEKIELMRTFFHWRIGHVRARQDVYEGKLADQYYQRTLLKKVWKGWRSVVQKQWKDVVERACQARAEEVCIQISNDYEAKVAMLSGALENAKAEIQRMQHEKEHFEDSMKKAFMRGVCALNLEAMTIFQNRNDAGIDSTNNKKEEYGPGVQGKEHSAHLDPSAPPMPLPVTSPLLPSPPAAVGGASATAIPSAASMTSTRAASASSVHVPVSALGAGSAATAASEEMQTIPQATAAKYPRTIHPESSTSASRSLGTRSAHTQSLTSVHSIKVVD
- the POC5 gene encoding centrosomal protein POC5 isoform X6 — protein: MKWEEYEELLRYAIVTPNIEPSASQSSHPKGELVPDVRISTIHDILHSQGNNSEVRETAIEVGKGCDFHISSHSKTDESSPVLSPRKPSHPVMDFFSSHLLADSSSPATNSSHTDAHEILVSDFLVSDENLQKMENVLDLWSSGLKTNIISELSKWRLNFIDWHRMEMRKEKEKHAAHLKQLCNQINELKELQKTFEISIGRKDEVISSLSHAIGKQKEKIELMRTFFHWRIGHVRARQDVYEGKLADQYYQRTLLKKVWKGWRSVVQKQWKDVVERACQARAEEVCIQISNDYEAKVAMLSGALENAKAEIQRMQHEKEHFEDSMKKAFMRGVCALNLEAMTIFQNRNDAGIDSTNNKKEEYGPGVQGKEHSAHLDPSAPPMPLPVTSPLLPSPPAAVGGASATAIPSAASMTSTRAASASSVHVPVSALGAGSAATAASEEMYVPRVVTSAQQKAGRTITARITGRCDFASKNRISSSLAIMGVSPPMSSVVVEKHHPVTVM
- the POC5 gene encoding centrosomal protein POC5 isoform X4, which gives rise to MSSDEEKYSLPVVQNDSSRGSSVSSNLQEEYEELLRYAIVTPNIEPSASQSSHPKGELVPDVRISTIHDILHSQGNNSEVRETAIEVGKGCDFHISSHSKTDESSPVLSPRKPSHPVMDFFSSHLLADSSSPATNSSHTDAHEILVSDFLVSDENLQKMENVLDLWSSGLKTNIISELSKWRLNFIDWHRMEMRKEKEKHAAHLKQLCNQINELKELQKTFEISIGRKDEVISSLSHAIGKQKEKIELMRTFFHWRIGHVRARQDVYEGKLADQYYQRTLLKKVWKGWRSVVQKQWKDVVERACQARAEEVCIQISNDYEAKVAMLSGALENAKAEIQRMQHEKEHFEDSMKKAFMRGVCALNLEAMTIFQNRNDAGIDSTNNKKEEYGPGVQGKEHSAHLDPSAPPMPLPVTSPLLPSPPAAVGGASATAIPSAASMTSTRAASASSVHVPVSALGAGSAATAASEEMYVPRVVTSAQQKAGRTITARITGRCDFASKNRISSSLAIMGVSPPMSSVVVEKHHPVTVM
- the POC5 gene encoding centrosomal protein POC5 isoform X5; amino-acid sequence: MSSDEEKYSLPVVQNDSSRGSSVSSNLQEEYEELLRYAIVTPNIEPSASQSSHPKGELVPDVRISTIHDILHSQGNNSEVRETAIEVGKGCDFHISSHSKTDESSPVLSPRKPSHPVMDFFSSHLLADSSSPATNSSHTDAHEILVSDFLVSDENLQKMENVLDLWSSGLKTNIISELSKWRLNFIDWHRMEMRKEKEKHAAHLKQLCNQINELKELQKTFEISIGRKDEVISSLSHAIGKQKEKIELMRTFFHWRIGHVRARQDVYEGKLADQYYQRTLLKKVWKGWRSVVQKQWKDVVERACQARAEEVCIQISNDYEAKVAMLSGALENAKAEIQRMQHEKEHFEDSMKKAFMRGVCALNLEAMTIFQNRNDAGIDSTNNKKEEYGPGVQGKEHSAHLDPSAPPMPLPVTSPLLPSPPAAVGGASATAIPSAASMTSTRAASASSVHVPVSALGAGSAATAASEEMQTIPQATAAKYPRTIHPESSTSASRSLGTRSAHTQSLTSVHSIKVVD